The segment CAAAATTGAAAGCTGGAAAATCCAGGCTCTGAGTTCCATACAATTAGATGGTTTGGAATTCTGTATTTATTAACTCAATTGTTGGGATCTCAGTAGTAGCCAATAATCCACAGAACCTTTCATCTATTATTAAACAGGGAGGGCCTTGGTGTACCAAAACTCATACTACAGTTCTACTATTTGCAGTTGCTTAAGTAGTACAGTAATGGAAGAGGTTAGTTCACATGAAACTACTCTGCCGTGATAAaaccaaggctatgtctacactattgcagtaagtcgacctacatAAGAATGTATAgactgggtaagaccaaaggtccatctagcccagtaccctatCTTCCGACGGTGGcctgtgccaggtgccccagagggaatgaacagaacaggtaatcatcaagttatccatcccccgtcactcattcccagcttctgacaaacagaggctagggacaccattcctgcccatcctgcctaatagccattgatggacctatcctccacaaatttatctagttcttctttgaaccctgttatggttttggctttcacaacatcctctggcaaggagttccataggatgactctgcattgtgtgaataacttagctggagttgacgtaccttaggttgagttactgcgaggggtcgatgggagaaaatctGCCGTCAACTTACCTCACTCTTCTCGTCGGGGGTAGGGTACAGGGAtagactggagagcgatctgctgtcgatctggcgggtcttcactagaccccctAAATCGACCACTAATGGATCAATCTCAGAGTGTCGATCTGGgctgtagcgtagacctgccccAAGGCTCCTCCATGGATGTGTTGCACTTAAATTCATAAGGCTACCAAACAGGAGTCCAAATTCAGTTTAAAATGGGCTGGTTTTCCTACAACTTGCTGTATTCTCCTTCCTTATGCATATCAAGGCCCTGCTGGTTCTTTGACTGGCTTTATAGACAAAACATGGAATTTTAACTGGCAAGGATAATGGGGTAGATAGTTATACAGGTGGTAAGACCAACAAATATGTTACCATTCACAAGACTTATGAAACAAAGGCTCAATATTGTTCAACAATTTGCTCTTATTAGTATTTTACGATCAACAAGAACAATCATCTTCCTAGAATGAGTGCACATATATAGCAATAACTAGCACGCTGGAAACACACACAATACAAATCTGAATTAAGAGAGAAGTTCATTTAAGACCAAACTCCTTCTGTCAGTTGCAGCAGCCTGGCAAGCTAACCTATGTTGTAATATGTGTATTGTGCATGACTCTTCAAGCATAATAGCTTACTTTAAGATACACTTAAATGCATGAGTGCATATGTTTGTGCCCCGGGTGATGCACTTAGTTTTATGGGCAACTGCAACATACGTTCACTACATATtatgttttcaaaaatatcttaATAAGCTTCATGTTTGTCCTTTACCTCTAGATGAATCTGGCAAGAAGCTGATTtaagatacctttaaaaatgggCCAGTTTCAGTTATAATCTGCCTTGTGCACTTGGAAATAATTTGTGTGTTTCTCGGGTATTAAACACACATTAGCCATGCACAAATGGGAGGGCCATTGCGCATGCCTAAAACTGAAAATTTGGTCCACTGTGTATTGATTACAAAAAGTAAAGCTATCCAATGTAGCTTTAATTTGGATACCTTATTCAAAGTTACCGGCCATCTTATAAAACTgggcaaatcattttaaaaaagacgATGTTTCACAATCAGTTTAGATGCAGAATGAAAGCTGTACAAAACTCCAATTCAATCTCAAATTATTGtccaatatttaaaaacacacttttgAGAAATTCTTGCTCTAACTGGAAAAGGATACAAAAATATCTAGAAACAGAACTCCAAAGCTCCCAATGAGCCACGGAAGATGGTGTAAAAAGTAGAGGTTTCTGAGAGCCTCAGCTGCAGGCATCTTTAAAACAAGGCTCAGTCCATAAGTACAGTTTCCCATCATGGCTAATGCAAACAGCAGGTAAGATGTGCCTTCTGTGGACCTTCTCTGGAactacaaataaatattaaaaaaaaaaaaactttgatagGAAAATAAAAGTTGTCACATACATTATTACAGTGACCAGTTATGGATATTTTCCAGTTATTTTACTTGCTAACATGCCCCCACAAATTCAAACACTTATTCTTTTCCAGCTAGAAAACATTTACCTATGTTTTTAATGCTTCTGCCTCCATTAGATCTATTACTTTCTGCACCAGAATAATCTAAATCAGTAGTAACGTGCATAGTTCTGGGGAATAATGCATGTTAACTCCTGCAGCTGCAGAGCAGAATGGGACTCTAGCGCAttataaaatgttaatgtttatTTCTTCAGAAATCTGTTACTCCTTCCCTTTCTTCGGTGGAACATTTTGAAAACGTTTTAATAGCTTACTTCAGAGAGGCCTGTTGGATTGGAAATAAACTGTACTTCACGGAGCCAAGTTTTTTCAATGTAAGATCAAAACGCATTCCAATGCCTGTTCTCTGCATATATAAAATCTTTCACTCATtgataaggctaagatttagtcacgggtatttttggtaaaagtcatggacaggtcacgggcaataaataggtttcagagtagcagtcatgttagtctgtatccgcaaaaagaaaagggagtacttgtggcaccttagagactaacaaatttatttgagcataagcttttgtgagctacagctcccttcatcggatgcatgcagtggaaaatacagtggttctccaagtactccttttctttttgggcaataaataaaaattcacggcccgcgacctgtccatgatttttaccaaaaatacccctgactaaatctctacttctggggCCTCGTTGCTCTGGGGGACAACCTGCTCTAGTGCTGGGGGTTGACTGCCCCCTGGCCGCTGCTGCCAGGGACTGCTCTCCGGATGCCACCCCAGGACCACTGCTTTGGCCGCCCGGGGACCACTGCTGCTTGGGCAGTTCCCAGGGCACTCTCAGGACCACTGCTCAGGcactccccagagccagccacaccggccgctattctgctgcccagggctgcagcagtggctggtgcggctAGCCCTTGGACAGGACAGCTGCTCAGATGCTCCAGGGGGCCGCCCCAAGGACCTCTGCTTGGGCGGTCCCTGGgaccagccacactggctgctccttgcatagtccctggagccagctgactggggctgcCCGAGCaatggctggtgcagctggctccGGGGTGGCCCCCAGGATCGCTGCTCAGGCGCTCCCCGGGGGCCGCTCCCAGGACCATTGCTCAGGCGGTCCACGGGACCAGCCACACCGTCCGCTGCTCGGGGGGTCCCCAGGCCCAGCTGACCCTTGGCCTCCCGAGCAACGGCCGGtgcggctggccctggggaccaccGGAGCAGCTGGTCATGGGTCACTCCAGCCTTGGCCGGTGCTGCTGGCTGTGGGCTGCCTGAGCAGGGGCTGCTCGGGTGGCCCTGAAGTCAGACACACCAGCCCCTgcggaagtcacggaggtcatagaaagtcacagaatccgtgacttctgcgacctccatgAAAGGATTGCAGCCTTATTCATTGACAGTAGGAAGATTATGAAATCAATAATGGGATTTTTGAAGTCATAGTGGATTATGTTTTAACTCACTGTACTCTATAAAACTCTCTACATTGTTTACTTACTTATTTAATAGAGAACACTTGGCAATCTAGAGATATAAACTGCATGTTTGCTTTTCATGTGCAATGCATACCTCTGCCCCCACCATCAGGTTCAGATCTACTTCTCCTGTCCTCTCTGAAAGATGTGCAGTTTTCCTTCCTTGCCTCTTCCCATTTCAGATAGTTCCAAATGCAAAGTTCAGATTTCAATGGAAATGAAAGTTTGTGTTCAATGAGAGGAAGATTCCAGTGTATCAAGCAACAGGAAGCACTATGCAATTTAAGTGAACTCTCTCAAAAATATACTTACGTTTTTATACAGCTGGGGAAATCTAGATCCCAAGTAAAACATGCAAGATATATAGCCACAAATGAAGCCTGACATTTCTATCATACCAAGAGTGttctgaaaaaacaacaaaaacacaaagattttgtttaaaaataccttttaacATTTCAAGAGGTTTTAACTTACAGTTTTACTTCCTCTCAAGGCCTGCATTATGGCCACTGGCTTTCTGGAAAGGGACTGGTTCAATGCTGCTGTAAATGGCCAAAGAGGTGACTGCTAGAAAGAGTTTGATCTTTACCTCAGAGTGGTGCATATCAGAATCAAAGCTAGTTACATGCAACAGTTGGGATTTAATGCTAAACATTAATGCCAAATGCATCTACTCTCAATAGTGAAAGAGCTAGACTCGGTGATTAAAGTCAAAATTAAGAACTACAGCAATGGCCAGCGAAAAGCAAAGCACATTGTGGCAAGAAAGCATGACACTTAATGCATTTTCCACTGTGTTCAACATGAATTGTGTTAATTTCCCCACTCTGCTACATTTTGAAAATAAGGCTTCCCTGCTGAGCAATGTAGTTTGGATTACTGTATAGGTAATAAACCAGCACTATTACGAAGATCAGTAAAATGGTGGAATATACCCCTCCAGGAGTGCTGGAACGATTTTtatagcggggggggggagggtgaaaaccatttaaccaaactgtaagccatgtatataatggaaaccacatcAAGCCactggcagcacccctagttccatcACCTATGTACTGCTCAACTCTCGTATTAGGCAACAGCAGATACAAGTGTAATTTCTTCCCACATCAGAGGCTAAACCTGGGTTTCCAGTCTCCAAATGACTGCCTATGTTACCTAGTATCAATGAAGAGAAGGTGCATTCATATGTCACTCTAATTTAATCTACAGAGTTATGCATTCTAATATAGCTCCATTAGTAAGATAAAGTGCATCTTAAAAAGCGTAAATTCATAGCTTGCAAAATTCAAAAGAGAGACAATATCCTCCCAAACTCCTGCCCCTATTCAGGAGAAGGGATATTGCATAACATGAACTATGCTCATTTGTTTGCACTAAGTCATTACTTCATGTACATCTTTTTCCTCAGTAGGCAGGTACAATAATTGAAATAATGCAGCAGTAGCCTAGAGCTAGGAATGCATCAAGAAATATTCTCAGTTTGGGAGAACTGTGAGATTATGGTCCTCACTCTTTTGAAAGAAAATCTAAACAGGTTGGGTagaggggagaagaaaaggagccTGCCTTCTTTCAGAAGACAGAAAAAGATTTCTTTAGGTACAAACTATGAAAACAATGCGAGCTGAAAGCTTGCATGAGTGCACTCAAGATTTCTTTAGGAGAAAAAAGAACCCAATTCACTGTGACAGATTTTAATGTCTCAGTTAATATTTTCAGGCcacaaatttaaaagaaaacaatagtGATTTTTACTACTGCCTTAAATGACTACAGAAAAATTCAGTTAATTAATATATGTAGCCCTAAACAAGTTAATTACAAATAATTATAATCATTTCAGAATTTCCACTCATAGAAACTGCAAAGCTGTGTAATGCCTAATTGCCTGCATTTTAATAACACCAGCTGGAAATACAGCCTGATGTCAAACATCAAGACAGAAAGACTTAACTGCAAGACATCTCCATGGCTGTTTTTAGGCAACTTCtatatttttggggtgggggtttggcAAGTATCGTTCAAACAAATACCCATAATATCGCGCACACAATTACTAAAACAATTAGGATCATCATGCAAATTCCTAAGAAGCATATCCACAATCCTTACCAAAATTTTATTTATAGTCTTTTTGTGAAGGTGGGAAGTtaactaaaaaacaaactacCTTGCTAGCTTCCAGCACAGCACTCTGGTCTTGGTTTCGTAGCAGTAGCTGACTGGGTAAAATTACACACAATGTTATACACATCAAGACCCAGGTTACACAGAAATTCTTCAGGTTTATGCTGCctacaataaaatacaataagTCAGCTGACAAATGAATTGTTGGCTAGTAACATTGCTATTTGCTTGTAATTTAGCGTATAGAGTTAAACATCTTCAAGTGAAGACAAGTTTCACATTCAATCCACTTTTTAAACTAGCTCCTACTAACACATTCAGGTTTAGCTAGTACAATAATCAAAAAGTTGCTAAATACAATAGAACAGAACACTTTCTTTCCACAAGTATTGATTAAACACCCCAAATACAAAGACATTTGGAATgtaaatttcattccatttgtCCCAAAGGCTTTGCTGTTAATACAGGcccatccagcaaagcacttaagtacatgatTGACTAAGCATATGAGTGGTCCTACTCAAATCAGTGGGATtacccatgcttaaagttaagcatgcgctTATGTGACTTGCTGGATTGGGGCTATAGTCACCTACAAAGGATTTCAAAATAgcagaaaatattataaataattcAGTAGATAAAGTAGCTCCTGTATTATAATACAGTCGTGCTTACTGGCTCCAGATGATATCAGCACTCCACTGTGCTAGAAGCTGTACTGATATACAGcaagagaaagtccctgcccttCGAGTTTGCAGTCTAAACAGCCAAGACAAAGGACATATTACTATtgccatttaacagatggggatcTGAAGCACaaagactaaggcccagatatttaaagatatttagctGGTGCTGCACTCATCTAAACTcctaaatcccttctgaaaatgaATCAAGTCTCATAAATCAATTAGACTTTGCAATATTGAGTGCAGCAccagctaaatacctttaaatatttgGCCCTAatcgacttgcccaaggtcacacaagaatctgaggtagagctgggaattgaatccagatctctggAGTCCCACTCCACCACCTTAACCTGAAAACTATCCTTCGCCTTCTAGTTAGGCACgagtgtgactgaaaagcagcacagcagtcgGAACTGTGaatatccttttatttttttaaggttatgaaataaaaacaaagaaaatcagagCTAAGGACACACCATGTAATCTTAATCTTGATGTGGTTAGATATTGCATGGATTTAAGAGCAGTTCCATATCTGCTGCCCTTGGTTCTTTATTCAGCTGGGCACGTCTAAGTTGTAACTCCGCTTTTTATTACCTTTGTTAGacctttaattttaatatttatattttgacttaaaaatgtttctattgaTATAGTCAGGTATGCTGTTTTTCCTGAGCTTTTACAATTTGAACAGAACTTTGActgctattgcaatataaatggAAGAATGAAAATTTTCCAAGATTAAACACTATAATTATTTGCAGGATTTTATGAAGCAAATCAAGTAATTTCATTCCTTTTCCATTGGGTCTTTTTGACTATGTATAGTTATAGATACAGAACACATGAAAATGTCAAGATATTTTATGCAGTtagcaaatacaaaataaaaagtcCAACTTTGATCAAAATCAGGGAAACTAATTGAACAGAACCTAATGGAAAGAAATGCAAGCTTTCAATCTTCTTTTATATATGCTTAGATAGCTGAAAGTAGATAGTAAAACTAAGGAATAAGCTAAAGCAAGCAACTAGATTCCACAAATTACTGCATTTTTTAAACATCTATATAAAGTGACAGTCTTACATAGAAAATACTCACAGCTATTACAGAATTTTGGCAACTAGGAATATGTAACAAATTCTGAACAGACTAGCTGAATTTAGGGATAAATATAAATTACTCTTCAAAAATTGTAAATCATGCCCTAAGGGGGAAGAATGGGATTTTCACAGGGGTCTAAGAACACTTGAACTGGGATTTGGGTGCTCACCTCCTTTTAAACCCCTCTGAAAACTCATACTTGaaagtttaaagaaaagaatATCAAGGACCAAAGTATTCCATTTCATATTGTGGGAAATGAATTAATTGTTGAAAATCTTACATTTTGTTGTCTTCTGATTCTTGAGCTTATAGTAGGCAAACTGTGAGATCACAATTATGTCCATGTTAACATAAAAGATGGCAGTGACAATCTAAAAGAAATCATAAGATGCACCTTCTTATACGTTCAACAAAATAGGATGGTCTTTTTGGAAATGATTTACATGATGTAGAGAACACAGAGATGATAAGTGCCAAAAGTTTGCAAAAAAGCTGTTTAGGATACAAACCAAGTTAGGTTGCTGCAGAGCACTGTAGTATATATTTAGAGGAAGACAAATTCCTGGTCCTTAGACCTGAGGCAGCACAGAGCTTGAGCTACGCAGTCCAACTACTGCTACAACTGCAAAGgtttaaacaaattttaaaggAATGTGGCACAATCCCTATCTGGGCTAGGTGTTAATCCCTTCCCTTATCCAGAGATGTGTCTCTGCCCCATCTGGGCGCCAGAAGTTCACTTAGGAAGGCAGGGTGCACGCTCACTGCCTCCCCCATACGAAAAGGGTGTGGCTGGCTGTCCTGCTATTGCCCAGCTGGGGAGATAGAATGGGTAATGCTGCCTGAACAGGGATCTTCTGCAGAACTGTGTTACAAACTGGAATTAGTCTCCACCCGGTCCTTGTCTCCCCTATGGCCTGTGACAGCCTTCCAGCTTACGaagcacattttttttaaagcaagaggggaagggagatcAGTAAAGGCAGAAAAGGTTGCGGATCCAGCTAAAGTATCAATGCCTAGCTACATTGGTATTTTTCACAGAGAAATCTTCCTATTCCTACAATAAGTACTCTTTTCAAGTTATTCACGGATAACCCATCTTTGACCTAGTTCCTTTTCTTTACTAATAGACAACTGGCCAAGGAAAAGGGGCAAGAGCTTCAATTTAAAAGGATatcggtggaatctccatcactggggatttttaagagcagattggacaaacacctctcagggatggtctagataatacttagtcctgccttgagtgcaggggactggactagatgacctctcgaggtcccttccagttctatgattctaacttggAGAACTGggttgaaatcaacaagatgcaaTTTAATAAagccaagtgcaaagtacttcacttaggacagaaaaatcaaatgcacaaatacaaaatggggaacaactggTTAGGCAGTAGTACTTCAGAAAAAGATtttgggttatagtggatcacaactgaATGTGAGCCAACAAtttgatgcagttgtgaaaaatctaatattctggggtgtattaacagaagtgttgtatgtaTGACATAGGAGgtaatttttctgctcttctctgcactgctgaagtctcagctggagtactgtgtccagttttggggtccacactttagaaaagatgtgcACAAACTGGAGACAattcagaagagagcaacaaaaatgttcaaagagaggctgacctataaggaaaggttaaaaaacactggatatgtttaatcttgagaaaagaagtcgggggggtgggggaggggggaaacctggtaagtcttcaaatatgttaagagctgttataaagaggactgtgatcaattattctccatgtcctctgaaggcaggaaaagaagtaattggcttaatctgcagcaagggagatttaggttagatattaggaaacgcttTCTAACTGTAGGGACTGGAATAGGtaaccaagggaggttgtgaaattcTCATCAAGGTTTTTAAGTaccagttagacaaacacctgtcagggaagaTCTAGGTATAGTTGGTCCTGCCTGGGTTGGgcgatggactagatgacctctcaaggtcccttccagtcctacatttctactATTCTAGAACAATTTGATTTTGTTGTTAGACTACAAAAAGTTAATTGACTCCACTCACACTCAACCCGACTTATGAGGGAAACTTACTTTGAAAATAAACTGGAAAATTCCCACTGAACTTCTTATCAAATAAAGCCCATTTAGTCTACTTAAATGCTTAATTGTGTGAAATGGTTTGTGCAATACAAGTAATAGTATAAAGGGAACTAGCTCGTGATACAGAATCACTCCTACTGTGCTAACGAAGCCACGCAATACAAACTTATAAAAGGGTGATGAGTAGATGAAGAGAGCAAACTTGGCGATAATTTGCTTTTCTAGTATCTGTCTCTCCCTGCAAcagctaaaaatatatattttaaaaatgataaatcatCATGTAGAAAAGCTGATTACCTGAATTGGCAGTTGATTTGTTAAATAACAGCCTATGAAATTTGTAAGGTCCCCACCAATCCAACACAGCAAAAAGCCCAGAGAGAGTGCTTGGTCCACTTTTCCATTCTGATAAGCAACATAAAGTtgactatgaaaaaaaaaaatcacaagagatGCAAACATGAAACGTTTAacttctttaaatacattttactttaaaaaagccCAGTCACAAGGAATTTCCTGTAGAGGGACTAAATGACAAAGctagtattttgaaaaaaatacgtCCAGCTCATTATTTCCGGTTCTCTTAAGCCTAGAAATAACAGGCTCAACCTGTCCCCAATACTGCTTGCTTGCATGTGCTATTTTTTCATGGCAGGGAGTGAAACACACCATTTGTTGAACAGCAGAACCAAGCTATTAGTGTTTGATGTACCATGCTGTAGTAACCATCTTTAGTAATGTTGAAACTGGAAAAACATTCACATTTTACAATAAAATGGCGAGGGATACATAAAGCTTCTATGACAGACGGAGGAGAGTCTATTAGCAGTTCAATGCAATGCTCACCAACGTCACAGTTTTAATGTAAAGGTGTCTTTCAAATAATATTTCAGAGGCTCAATGGCTCAAAAATGGTTTTATTCTTCATGATTTCCAGACACCCTTTACTAGTTCAGTAACTAATATTCTCCCTATGTGGAGACATTTTCATCTATTCAGCTCCTGCTATTCCCTACCTGCATATTTGAAATATGAACCCAGCATAAGCACCTCACACAGCACTGCAGAAATGCTGACCGACACTCTGTTTCTGACCCTTTCTCAGTCCCAGTGTTCATTGACCAGGAGCAGCAGGATAGTATGTGACACATAGCATGTGGTTTAAATAATATTAGTCCACTCTCCAGTAAAGACTGcaggtgtgtgcacacatgcaagtGTAGGGGAGATGAGGTGAGGGTGACATAGGCCATGTACATTACCACTTCTGTCGGCCAAACTTATGTCCCTCAgccatgtggggaaaaaaattacccTCCTGAATGACGTATGTTTggctggcataagtggtagtgtgcactgtgctatgttggtaggagagcttctcctgctgatataaaaccacctccatgagtggcggtagctatttTGTCGATGGGCGAGCTCTCTCCCATAAGCATAGAGTGGCTATAGGAAcgatcttacagtggcgcagctgcactgatgccgCCGTAAGCTcgctaatgtagacatggccctaTTCTCATTTGCTCTCAGTGGCAGAGATTTGTGTCAAATTGGCACAATAAAATAAGTACATCAAGCTCTTTTGCCAACCACCAAATACTGAAATACTGTTCTAAACATGAACATCATACTACTCTGGCATATGCTATTATGCAGATGGAAACAGAAATGTATCCAAGATCAACTTTAAAAAGGCAGCTTTTGAAAAAGGCTTCAGGCAAGATTACTCATGTGAATCTGAAGACTGCTTAAGATTTTAAACTTACGGTAGTGCAGCAAACAGAAAACAGACAATGGAAATCAGTCCTATGACAACGCTCCAGTACTCCCACGCATTTTCTACACATTCTTCCAAGAGATGCCAAATCCATGGTGTTCCATTTA is part of the Chelonia mydas isolate rCheMyd1 chromosome 9, rCheMyd1.pri.v2, whole genome shotgun sequence genome and harbors:
- the LOC102932031 gene encoding lysosomal amino acid transporter 1 homolog isoform X3 — protein: MMAPQLYTHAFNISSVENRRLCINGTPWIWHLLEECVENAWEYWSVVIGLISIVCFLFAALPQLYVAYQNGKVDQALSLGFLLCWIGGDLTNFIGCYLTNQLPIQIVTAIFYVNMDIIVISQFAYYKLKNQKTTKCSINLKNFCVTWVLMCITLCVILPSQLLLRNQDQSAVLEASKNTLGMIEMSGFICGYISCMFYLGSRFPQLYKNFQRRSTEGTSYLLFALAMMGNCTYGLSLVLKMPAAEALRNLYFLHHLPWLIGSFGVLFLDIFVSFSS
- the LOC102932031 gene encoding lysosomal amino acid transporter 1 homolog isoform X4, which gives rise to MDLASLGRMCRKCVGVLERCHRTDFHCLFSVCCTTIVTAIFYVNMDIIVISQFAYYKLKNQKTTKCSINLKNFCVTWVLMCITLCVILPSQLLLRNQDQSAVLEASKNTLGMIEMSGFICGYISCMFYLGSRFPQLYKNRQGRKTAHLSERTGEVDLNLMVGAEFQRRSTEGTSYLLFALAMMGNCTYGLSLVLKMPAAEALRNLYFLHHLPWLIGSFGVLFLDIFMTAQFIMYRKQNKRRPSLVAIEVEPLLVNEEDS
- the LOC102932031 gene encoding lysosomal amino acid transporter 1 homolog isoform X1 — protein: MMAPQLYTHAFNISSVENRRLCINGTPWIWHLLEECVENAWEYWSVVIGLISIVCFLFAALPQLYVAYQNGKVDQALSLGFLLCWIGGDLTNFIGCYLTNQLPIQIVTAIFYVNMDIIVISQFAYYKLKNQKTTKCSINLKNFCVTWVLMCITLCVILPSQLLLRNQDQSAVLEASKNTLGMIEMSGFICGYISCMFYLGSRFPQLYKNRQGRKTAHLSERTGEVDLNLMVGAEFQRRSTEGTSYLLFALAMMGNCTYGLSLVLKMPAAEALRNLYFLHHLPWLIGSFGVLFLDIFMTAQFIMYRKQNKRRPSLVAIEVEPLLVNEEDS
- the LOC102932031 gene encoding lysosomal amino acid transporter 1 homolog isoform X2, with product MMAPQLYTHAFNISSVENRRLCINGTPWIWHLLEECVENAWEYWSVVIGLISIVCFLFAALPQLYVAYQNGKVDQALSLGFLLCWIGGDLTNFIGCYLTNQLPIQIVTAIFYVNMDIIVISQFAYYKLKNQKTTKCSINLKNFCVTWVLMCITLCVILPSQLLLRNQDQSAVLEASKNTLGMIEMSGFICGYISCMFYLGSRFPQLYKNFQRRSTEGTSYLLFALAMMGNCTYGLSLVLKMPAAEALRNLYFLHHLPWLIGSFGVLFLDIFMTAQFIMYRKQNKRRPSLVAIEVEPLLVNEEDS